DNA from Candidatus Micrarchaeia archaeon:
AAATATTCAAAAACACCATATGAACTTTTATCATATTTAACATCAGAAATTTCAGCTTCATAACTTAAACCATGTAATTCGGTTTTTTCTTTAATGAGGTTTTTTATTAAGGGAACATTAGTTTTAAAATCAATAGAGATATCACATTCAACTTTAATTCCTTTATACTCAGAAACAAGATGAACTGCTTTACCAGTAGTTAATTGTGCATACATTGTTACGCCAGCAGCACCAATACCTTGTTGCCCTCTTTGCTGAACAAATCTATGAAATTTAGTTCCTGCCAGCATCATTGCCATTGCTTTACCTAAATGTTTTTCAGGTATACCACTCCCATTATCTTTAACAAAAATCTTATATCTGCCTTCCTCTTTATTTAATTCATCTATCTTAACATATATTTCTGGCAAAATTCTTGCTTCTTCTGCAGCATCTAGAGAATTAGTAACTAATTCATGAATTATTGTAGTTAATGACCTAGTTTTTCCTGAAAAACCAAGCATCTGCCTATTCTTTTTAAAAAATTCAGCAATTGAATGTTCTTTAAATTCTGAAAATACATCTGACATTATTACACCTATATTTTACCTGACATTTTAGCCTGAGCTTCTGATATATATCTAAAAACATTTGTATGTGGAGTTCCATTTATTAATTTTTGAATTGCATTTACTGCAACCTCAACATCTTCAAAATTTCCTAAAATTGAAACTTCATGTTCTTGTATTGATATATTCACTTTACCCTCTTCTTCAATTATTTTTTTTGATTTTCCTTTTTCTCCTATTATTCTACCTAATTGTCTTTTTACTAACCTATCTGAAAGAAAATCTTTTAAATTAATTGTTTTTACTATATTATCTTCGTCTGTAAGTTTCAAAGATGCATTTACATCAAATCCTCTTGATATTGCATCAATTACCTTTTCAGCTATATACTCCTTAAATTCATCTCCTTCTATCTCAATAAAATCTTCTTTAAATTTTATACTAACCAAAAGCTCGTTTTCAATTATTTTAAGATTATCCTTTAAATACTTAACTCTTTTTTTTGGTATTGTAATTATTTGCATACACAATAGTTTTGTGAGAAGGGTTTATAAAATTTTATATCAATAACATAATCCACAATAATAGGTGTACTAGCATGTTTGATAAAATATTTTTATGGATTAAAGGACTTTTTCATTCGAAAAAGAACATAAGTTTAGGTTTCTATGGTAGCCCTAATGCAGGTAAAACCTCATTAGCTAATAGGATTAGTTTAGATTTAACCGGCAGTCCATTAGGCCAAGTATCAGTAATTCCGCATGAAACAAGAATGGTTCAGAAAAAAGAAAAAGTTTCTATTAAATTAAAAAGTTGCACTTTAGAAATGAATTTATTAGATATGCCAGGATTAGCTGTTAAAGTAGACTATAGAGATTTTCTGAATTATGGTTTAAGTATTAACGATGCACAACAGAGAGCAAAAGAAGCAACAAAAGGAATTGTTGAAGCACTTAAATGGTTAGATAAAGTTGATACTGCATTAGTTATATTAGATTC
Protein-coding regions in this window:
- a CDS encoding DNA topoisomerase VI subunit B codes for the protein MSDVFSEFKEHSIAEFFKKNRQMLGFSGKTRSLTTIIHELVTNSLDAAEEARILPEIYVKIDELNKEEGRYKIFVKDNGSGIPEKHLGKAMAMMLAGTKFHRFVQQRGQQGIGAAGVTMYAQLTTGKAVHLVSEYKGIKVECDISIDFKTNVPLIKNLIKEKTELHGLSYEAEISDVKYDKSSYGVFEYLKRTAIANPHTSIVLVEPDGTENLFPRSVEIIPPKPVEVQPHPLGITTSDLIDFAHHDAGNSTIRQFLQNKFSRLSAAKAQELDELCSNIDFKKSPGKLEWAEAEDIV
- a CDS encoding KH domain-containing protein, which translates into the protein MQIITIPKKRVKYLKDNLKIIENELLVSIKFKEDFIEIEGDEFKEYIAEKVIDAISRGFDVNASLKLTDEDNIVKTINLKDFLSDRLVKRQLGRIIGEKGKSKKIIEEEGKVNISIQEHEVSILGNFEDVEVAVNAIQKLINGTPHTNVFRYISEAQAKMSGKI
- a CDS encoding Era-like GTP-binding protein, with amino-acid sequence MFDKIFLWIKGLFHSKKNISLGFYGSPNAGKTSLANRISLDLTGSPLGQVSVIPHETRMVQKKEKVSIKLKSCTLEMNLLDMPGLAVKVDYRDFLNYGLSINDAQQRAKEATKGIVEALKWLDKVDTALVILDSTKDPFNQVNITLLGNLEARNIPIILVANKIDLENANTNEIKKTFPDYPIVEVSALKGDNMHSLYNTIVAEAKKK